A single genomic interval of Lucilia cuprina isolate Lc7/37 chromosome 2, ASM2204524v1, whole genome shotgun sequence harbors:
- the LOC111688373 gene encoding etoposide-induced protein 2.4 homolog isoform X1 produces the protein MDSIKTVSLAFFYGLCDSIKGMTLVFYIDAEIHRQKAEEEAERQLARADAQLLESRHGTARRSPSPVPSSASAMFEEHLQRERSAFNKENPDERRLDSLKKKQKPAEPSIPFKEKKIAKQVLKCCALNGGFTWMSIILFEQILLPTLKFILTLCYGDKSQDLHMIWGWLQSILSIIFGMMWVLPIFLLSKIVSSLWFADIANEAYKVRKGPPSLIPNISKLVADFLFSLVVQAIFLVQSMLVNLLPFPYVGEVLCFVHLCLLYSLYSFEYKWFNMGWELHRRLSYIEINWPYFMGFGVPLTVLTNMSSSVIVSSCIFSIFFPLFILSGNEAKPVIGTTDTPLRLFSPTIFVSNLLFGGRKANITASKLAQHKKHNQQQQLHQQQLLQKQRNQLHRRSTAKDNSPSPSPSLQISAPQFRYPQPPQRISPARLTPERQFRSDLSRTQIRYNEGTRTLIPTPVPGAPVAPTTTQAKTTNQRR, from the exons atggaCTCGATAAAG ACAGTTTCTTTGGCTTTCTTTTATGGATTGTGTGATAGTATCAAAGGTATGacattagttttttatattgatGCCGAGATCCATAGACAGAAGGCTGAAGAAGAAGCTGAACGTCAACTAGCCAGAGCAGATGCTCAACTCCTTGAAAGTCGACATGGTACTGCGAGGCGAAGCCCATCACCAGTACCATCCTCAGCGTCTGCTATGTTCGAAGAACATTTACAACGTGAGAGATCAGCTTTTAATAAGGAAAATCCAGATGAACGCCGTTTGGatagtttaaaaaagaaacaaaagccTGCAGAACCTTCGATACCTTTCAA agaaaagaaAATTGCGAAACAGGTTCTCAAATGTTGCGCCTTAAATGGTGGTTTTACTTGGATGAGCATAATATTATTTGAACAGATTCTTTTACCAACACTTAAATTTATCTTGACTCTGTGCTATGGTGATAAATCTCAAGACTTGCATATGATATGGGGTTGGTTACAATCCATTCTTTCTATAATATTTGGTATGATGTGGGTTTTGCCAATTTTTCTACTGAGCAAAATTGTCAGTTCCTTGTGGTTTGCTGATATCGCCAACGAAGCATATAAAGTACGCAAAGGGCCGCCAAGTTTAATACCGAATATTAGTAAATTGGTGGCAGATTTTCTCTTTAGTTTGGTTGTCCAAGCCATCTTTCTGGTGCAAAGCATGCTAGTAAATTTGCTACCATTTCCATACGTGGGTGAAGTCTTGTGTTTTGTACATCTATGTTTGCTGTATTCCCTTTATTCTTTCGAATATAAATGGTTTAATATGGGCTGGGAGTTACATAGACGTCTGAGCTATATAGAGATTAATTGGCCATACTTCATGGGTTTTGGAGTGCCGTTGACGGTGCTGACAAACATGTCTAGTTCAGTAATTGTAAGCAgttgtatattttctatattttttccaCTCTTTATATTGAGTGGCAATGAGGCAAAACCAGTTATTGGAACAAC TGATACTCCATTACGTCTATTCTCGCCTACTATATTTGTATCAAATCTTTTGTTTGGTGGACGTAAAGCTAATATAACTGCCAGTAAACTTGCACAacataaaaaacacaatcaacaacagcagctgCATCAACAGCAACTACTACAGAAACAAAGAAATCAACTGCATCGACGTAGTACCGCTAAGGACAATTCTCCCTCACCATCACCATCATTGCAAATATCAGCACCACAATTTCGTTATCCTCAGCCACCACAGAGGATAAGTCCAGCACGATTAACACCAGAACGACAATTTCGTTCCGACTTAAGTCGTACGCAGATACGTTACAATGAAGGTACTCGAACATTAATACCCACACCAGTTCCGGGAGCACCGGTTGCGCCGACAACTACTCAAGCAAAGACTACAAATCAACGAAGATAG
- the LOC111688373 gene encoding etoposide-induced protein 2.4 homolog isoform X2, which produces MTLVFYIDAEIHRQKAEEEAERQLARADAQLLESRHGTARRSPSPVPSSASAMFEEHLQRERSAFNKENPDERRLDSLKKKQKPAEPSIPFKEKKIAKQVLKCCALNGGFTWMSIILFEQILLPTLKFILTLCYGDKSQDLHMIWGWLQSILSIIFGMMWVLPIFLLSKIVSSLWFADIANEAYKVRKGPPSLIPNISKLVADFLFSLVVQAIFLVQSMLVNLLPFPYVGEVLCFVHLCLLYSLYSFEYKWFNMGWELHRRLSYIEINWPYFMGFGVPLTVLTNMSSSVIVSSCIFSIFFPLFILSGNEAKPVIGTTDTPLRLFSPTIFVSNLLFGGRKANITASKLAQHKKHNQQQQLHQQQLLQKQRNQLHRRSTAKDNSPSPSPSLQISAPQFRYPQPPQRISPARLTPERQFRSDLSRTQIRYNEGTRTLIPTPVPGAPVAPTTTQAKTTNQRR; this is translated from the exons ATGacattagttttttatattgatGCCGAGATCCATAGACAGAAGGCTGAAGAAGAAGCTGAACGTCAACTAGCCAGAGCAGATGCTCAACTCCTTGAAAGTCGACATGGTACTGCGAGGCGAAGCCCATCACCAGTACCATCCTCAGCGTCTGCTATGTTCGAAGAACATTTACAACGTGAGAGATCAGCTTTTAATAAGGAAAATCCAGATGAACGCCGTTTGGatagtttaaaaaagaaacaaaagccTGCAGAACCTTCGATACCTTTCAA agaaaagaaAATTGCGAAACAGGTTCTCAAATGTTGCGCCTTAAATGGTGGTTTTACTTGGATGAGCATAATATTATTTGAACAGATTCTTTTACCAACACTTAAATTTATCTTGACTCTGTGCTATGGTGATAAATCTCAAGACTTGCATATGATATGGGGTTGGTTACAATCCATTCTTTCTATAATATTTGGTATGATGTGGGTTTTGCCAATTTTTCTACTGAGCAAAATTGTCAGTTCCTTGTGGTTTGCTGATATCGCCAACGAAGCATATAAAGTACGCAAAGGGCCGCCAAGTTTAATACCGAATATTAGTAAATTGGTGGCAGATTTTCTCTTTAGTTTGGTTGTCCAAGCCATCTTTCTGGTGCAAAGCATGCTAGTAAATTTGCTACCATTTCCATACGTGGGTGAAGTCTTGTGTTTTGTACATCTATGTTTGCTGTATTCCCTTTATTCTTTCGAATATAAATGGTTTAATATGGGCTGGGAGTTACATAGACGTCTGAGCTATATAGAGATTAATTGGCCATACTTCATGGGTTTTGGAGTGCCGTTGACGGTGCTGACAAACATGTCTAGTTCAGTAATTGTAAGCAgttgtatattttctatattttttccaCTCTTTATATTGAGTGGCAATGAGGCAAAACCAGTTATTGGAACAAC TGATACTCCATTACGTCTATTCTCGCCTACTATATTTGTATCAAATCTTTTGTTTGGTGGACGTAAAGCTAATATAACTGCCAGTAAACTTGCACAacataaaaaacacaatcaacaacagcagctgCATCAACAGCAACTACTACAGAAACAAAGAAATCAACTGCATCGACGTAGTACCGCTAAGGACAATTCTCCCTCACCATCACCATCATTGCAAATATCAGCACCACAATTTCGTTATCCTCAGCCACCACAGAGGATAAGTCCAGCACGATTAACACCAGAACGACAATTTCGTTCCGACTTAAGTCGTACGCAGATACGTTACAATGAAGGTACTCGAACATTAATACCCACACCAGTTCCGGGAGCACCGGTTGCGCCGACAACTACTCAAGCAAAGACTACAAATCAACGAAGATAG
- the LOC111688355 gene encoding major facilitator superfamily domain-containing protein 1-like: MSDDNLPIVENEHQPASIRRGPPDNELDPQPTGCGASACCNPSSGFHRFLALIFMCLLGFGSYFCYDNPGALQEVFKKDLNITTTEFTLIYSIYSWPNVVLCFVGGFLIDRVFGIRLGTIIYLFILLIGQLLFASGGILGTYWIMIVGRFIFGIGAESLAVAQNNYAVLWFKGKELNMVFGLQLSVARFGSTVNFWVMQPIYNYVMKYYPDHRALGVVLLLAAGTCVMSLICALILGWMDKRAERILQRNNNPSGEIAKLSDITTFKITFWMVSIICVAYYVAIFPFIALGKSFFMDKFHLTPDEANNVNSIVYLISAVASPLFGFIIDKTGRNVSWICAATLSTIGAHTLLAFTMLNPYVGMVLMGLSYSMLAASLWPLVALIIPEYQLGTAYGFCQSVQNLGLAVITILAGMIVDNSNGDHTYVELFFLGWLTIALISTCVIFVYDRKTGGNLNLTPAQRTEYNNAIAAARLMNAGDGVNNEEYASDQEPLLNN, translated from the exons ATGAGCGACGATAATTTACCTATAGTCGAAAATGAACATCAACCTGCATCTATTCGGCGTGGACCACCCGATAATGAATTGGATCCCCAACCTACCGGATGCGGTGCTTCGGCATGCTGTAATCCTTCCAGTGGATTTCATCGTTTTCTGGCTTTGATTTTTATGTGTCTTTTGGGTTTTG GTTCCTACTTTTGCTATGACAATCCCGGCGCCTTACAAGAAGTCTTCAAAAAGGATTTAAACATCACAACCACTGAATTTACTCTAATATATTCAATTTATTCCTGGCCcaatgttgttctatgttttgtGGGTGGTTTTCTAATTGATCGTGTTTTTGGCATACGTCTGGGCACCATTATCTACTTATTTATACTATTGATTGGTCAATTACTTTTTGCCTCGGGTGGTATATTGGGCACTTATTGGATAATGATTGTGGGTCGTTTTATATTTGGTATTGGTGCCGAATCTTTGGCCGTCGCTCAAAATAACTATGCCGTTTTGTGGTTTAAGGGTAAAGAATTGAATATGGTGTTTGGTTTGCAATTGTCGGTGGCACGTTTTGGCAGTACGGTTAATTTTTGGGTTATGCAACccatttataattatgttatgaAATATTATCCCGATCATAGGGCTCTAGGTGTGGTATTGCTGCTGGCAGCTGGCACCTGTGTAATGTCATTAATATGTGCTCTTATACTGG gctGGATGGATAAAAGAGCTGAACGTATTTTACAGCGTAATAACAATCCTTCTGGTGAAATTGCCAAATTAAGTGATATAACTActttcaaaattactttttggaTGGTGTCCATTATTTGTGTGGCTTATTATGTGGCCATATTTCCCTTTATTGCTTTGGGCAA aTCCTTCTTCATGGACAAGTTTCATCTTACGCCTGATGAAGCCAACAATGTTAACTCCATTGTTTATCTCATTTCTGCAGTAGCTTCTCCTCTGTTTGGTTTCATTATCGATAAGACAGGCCGTAATGTTTCATGGATTTGTGCTGCCACTTTGTCGACCATTGGAGCTCATACTTTATTAGCTTTTACCATGTTGAATCCCTATGTTGGTATGGTTTTAATGGGTCTATCCTACTCTATGTTGGCGGCAAGTCTTTGGCCATTGGTGGCTTTAATTATACCCGAATATCAATTGGGCACTGCTTATGGATT cTGTCAATCTGTGCAAAATCTTGGTTTAGCAGTTATTACAATCTTGGCTGGCATGATTGTTGATAATAGTAATGGTGATCATACCTATGTGGAACTATTCTTCTTGGGCTGGTTAACAA TTGCCTTGATATCAACTTGtgttatatttgtatatgatCGCAAAACTGGAGGAAATCTAAATCTGACACCAGCTCAGCGTACCGAATATAATAATGCaat TGCTGCGGCTAGATTGATGAATGCAGGTGATGGTGTAAATAATGAAGAATATGCCAGCGATCAGGAGCCATtgctaaataattaa
- the LOC111688628 gene encoding intraflagellar transport protein 46 homolog, with translation MNYYDEEITINGGDIKPPNSNIKVERISSRGSNSDKGNPTASGRSLTQQSGISMVNRSRQRTVIQGNSTDDDGLLQDIIDHDDEDDEDEDSDLQIANAPAIQPLDKQQHKLTRHNDLPRSHGLPSTSRIMNLPSAKALDMDTEPSETESEEGSHRFKGAAIGHVTTSETQISITPDKWENLALDPEIKELFPYILKYTPQHIEIPYHLQPFIPEYVPAVGDVDAFLKVTEPPLLKPQRSKEMQEHLQKLGLYFLDEPSGTQSEPSLLNMKLRSALTGSSKNARSTSAQTVPFAKSTKDIDKWINEVEQVHMSQSVYDAQPRKDIENMIIDWPRSYADATGAVQEAYQQCLTEQHTLVDYVRILCQQFSIEGPLETQADYLLSIQTLFALYLAANQAWE, from the exons ATGAATTACTATGATGAAGAGATTACCATAAACGGTGGTGACATTAAACCACCCAACAGCAATATAAAGGTAGAACGCATCTCTAGCAGAGGAAGTAATAGTGACAAAGGAAATCCAACGGCCAGCGGTAGATCATTGACACAGCAGAGTGGTATTTCAATGGTTAATAGAAGTAGACAAAGGACTGTG ATACAAGGCAATTCAACGGATGATGATGGTTTATTGCAAGACATCATAGATCATGACGACGAAGATGATGAAGATGAAGATAGCGATTTGCAAATAGCTAATGCTCCAGCCATACAACCATTAGATAAGCAACAACATAAATTAACAAGACACAATGATTTACCACGTTCTCATGGCCTTCCTAGTACTTCGAGAATTATGAATTTACCTTCAGCTAAGGCTTTAGATATGGACACGGAACCCTCGGAAACAGAATCCGAAGAGGGAAGTCATCGTTTTAAGGGTGCAGCCATAGGGCATGTCACCACCTCGGAGACTCAAATTTCTATAACACCCGATAAATGGGAAAATTTAGCTTTAGATCCTGAAATTAAGGAGTTATTCCCCTATATTTTAAAGTATACTCCACAACATATCGAAATTCCCTATCACTTACAACCTTTTATACCCGAGTATGTACCAGCAGTAGGAGATGTTGATGCCTTTCTTAAGGTAACCGAACCGCCACTTTTAAAGCCACAGCGTTCTAAAGAAATGCAAGAACACCTACAGAAATTAGGCTTATATTTCCTAGATGAACCCTCTGGCACCCAAAGTGAACCAAGTCTGCTTAATATGAAACTACGCTCAGCTTTAACGGGCAGTAGCAAGAATGCTCGCTCCACCTCTGCGCAAACGGTACCCTTTGCTAAATCGACCAAAGATATCGATAAGTGGATAAATGAAGTTGAACAAGTTCATATGTCTCAATCTGTTTACGATGCTCAACCCCGTAAGGATATTGAAAACATGATAATTGACTGGCCACGTTCGTATGCAGATGCCACAGGCGCCGTACAGGAAGCTTATCAACAATGTCTAACCGAACAACACACACTCGTCGACTACGTACGTATTCTCTGTCAACAATTCTCCATTGAGGGACCACTCGAGACACAAGCGGACTATTTATTAAGTATACAAACATTGTTCGCTTTATATTTGGCTGCCAATCAGGCATGGGAATAA